A genomic region of Betaproteobacteria bacterium contains the following coding sequences:
- a CDS encoding SDR family oxidoreductase, whose translation MQHSPDLGEESEVELGLTDRVALVTGSGGGIGRTIALAFAAEGASVAVNDVNDAGIAETIRLVEAAGGRAMGAKYDITDLDATRAMAAEVERKLGRIDVLVNNAALLLNHELFLDTDPQTCDKEIKVILYGTMNCARAVLPGMIERRYGKVVNIVTDAARVGQERQCNYSAAKGGVIAFTKSIAKEIGRHNINVNAVSPGATNSPMRMEMLRQLRENIGAEKAAEREERVKRAYALRRLGEPDDVANAVVYLASEAGRHITGQILSVNGGYACLG comes from the coding sequence CTGCAGCATAGTCCCGACCTCGGCGAGGAGAGCGAAGTGGAACTGGGACTGACAGACCGGGTCGCGCTCGTGACCGGCAGCGGCGGAGGTATCGGACGCACGATCGCGCTCGCGTTCGCGGCCGAGGGCGCCAGCGTCGCGGTGAACGACGTGAACGATGCGGGCATCGCGGAGACGATCCGTCTTGTGGAAGCCGCGGGCGGGCGCGCGATGGGTGCGAAATACGACATCACCGATCTCGACGCGACGCGCGCGATGGCGGCGGAGGTCGAACGCAAGCTCGGCCGAATCGACGTGCTGGTGAACAATGCCGCGCTGCTGCTCAATCACGAGCTGTTCCTCGACACCGATCCGCAGACCTGCGACAAGGAGATCAAGGTCATTCTTTACGGCACCATGAACTGCGCGCGCGCGGTCCTGCCCGGGATGATCGAACGGCGCTACGGCAAAGTCGTCAATATCGTGACGGACGCGGCGCGGGTCGGGCAGGAACGGCAGTGCAATTATTCCGCGGCCAAGGGCGGGGTCATCGCGTTCACCAAGTCGATCGCGAAAGAAATCGGGCGGCACAACATCAACGTCAACGCCGTTTCCCCGGGCGCCACCAATTCTCCGATGCGCATGGAAATGCTGCGCCAGTTGCGTGAGAACATCGGCGCGGAAAAGGCGGCCGAGCGCGAAGAGCGCGTCAAGCGCGCGTACGCGCTGCGCCGGCTCGGCGAGCCGGACGACGTGGCCAATGCGGTGGTGTATCTCGCTTCGGAAGCAGGCCGCCACATCACCGGCCAGATCCTGAGCGTCAACGGCGGCTACGCCTGCCTGGGATGA
- the acnA gene encoding aconitate hydratase AcnA: MAPGLRAACRETAELAGTAATLYSLPVLEKTVGTKVSRMPVSLRVVLESLLRNCDGRSVLEEHVIDLARWQPGAVRTREIPFVVGRLVLNCAAGIPLLGDLTALRGAMARAGRDPTVVEPRVPVDMVIDHSLMVDYHGTRDALERNMRLEVERNEERFRFVKWATQAYKGIRLIPPGFGILHQVNLEFLAPGVLLRDGTCYPDSLVGTDSHTGMIAGLGTVGWGVGGIEAQAAALGQPIVMLTPDVVGVNVSGSLASGVTSTDLVLHVTHLLRQAKVVGKFVEFFGEGVKRLTVPDRATIANMAPEYGGTIGYFPVDEVTLAYLAQTGRDPQAIAIAEAYLRRQGLFGAARAAEVDFSQVLELDLAAVVPSVAGPKRPQDRIALSELKQAFADSLRKPVAEGGYGKDADIVRSPSPAATRLRDGAVVIAAITSCTNTSNPGVMLAAGLVARNAVALGLKTKPWVKTSLTPGSVAVSRYLDATGLQTDLDALGFAVAGYSCATCFGSSGPIDAGLERSIDEQDVVACAVLSGNRNFEARIHPAVRAAFLASPPLVVAFALAGRADIDFSCESLGAGPDGEPVFLRDLWPSHEELERVAAAARDPEHYRAVYRADFVDSNPLWRAIPQAQGPIYPWDAASGYIKEPPFVSAPDLLESSLRDLKGLRALAILGDSITTDHISPIGHIKTDSPAGLYLQSLGVAPKDFNNYGARRMNHEVMVRGGFANVRLRNRMVPGIEGGVTVHCPSGERMAIYDAAMRYAAGAVPLIVIAGEEYGTGSARDWAAKATRLLGVRAIVASSFERIHRSNLVGMGVLPCQLPAGVTAARLGFDGNEHFDIEGLNRVTNPGPELTLRIHRSNGAIDAVPLMLRLDTPAEIDYCRAGGIMPYMLEHVLA; this comes from the coding sequence ATGGCACCTGGCCTGCGCGCAGCCTGTCGAGAGACGGCCGAGCTGGCCGGAACCGCCGCGACCCTGTATTCGCTTCCGGTACTCGAAAAGACGGTCGGCACGAAGGTATCGCGCATGCCAGTGTCGCTGCGCGTCGTGCTCGAATCGCTGCTGCGCAACTGCGACGGACGCAGCGTGCTCGAAGAGCACGTCATCGACCTGGCGCGTTGGCAGCCCGGCGCGGTCCGCACACGCGAAATTCCGTTCGTGGTCGGGCGTCTCGTGCTCAACTGTGCGGCAGGCATTCCGTTGCTCGGAGATCTCACGGCGCTGCGAGGAGCAATGGCGCGCGCGGGTCGAGATCCGACTGTGGTGGAACCGAGGGTGCCGGTCGACATGGTGATCGACCACAGCCTCATGGTCGACTATCACGGCACGCGCGATGCGCTGGAGCGCAACATGCGGCTCGAGGTGGAGCGCAACGAGGAGCGCTTCCGCTTCGTGAAGTGGGCGACGCAGGCGTATAAAGGCATCCGCCTCATCCCGCCCGGGTTCGGCATCCTGCACCAGGTGAACCTGGAATTTCTCGCGCCGGGCGTGCTTTTGCGTGATGGCACCTGCTACCCGGACAGCCTCGTGGGCACCGATTCGCACACCGGCATGATCGCCGGGCTCGGGACGGTCGGGTGGGGTGTCGGCGGTATCGAGGCCCAGGCGGCGGCACTGGGGCAGCCGATCGTCATGCTCACACCGGACGTGGTCGGCGTGAACGTGTCTGGGTCGCTTGCGTCCGGCGTGACTTCGACCGATCTCGTGCTGCATGTCACGCACTTGCTGCGTCAGGCCAAGGTGGTCGGGAAATTCGTCGAGTTCTTCGGCGAGGGGGTCAAGCGGCTCACCGTTCCCGACCGCGCGACCATCGCCAACATGGCGCCCGAGTACGGCGGCACGATCGGCTACTTTCCAGTCGACGAGGTGACGCTCGCCTATCTGGCTCAGACCGGTCGCGACCCGCAGGCGATTGCGATCGCCGAAGCGTATTTGCGCCGGCAGGGTCTGTTCGGCGCCGCACGTGCGGCCGAGGTGGATTTCAGCCAGGTGCTCGAGCTGGATCTCGCGGCGGTCGTGCCGAGCGTGGCGGGGCCGAAGAGGCCGCAGGATCGCATTGCGTTGAGCGAGCTCAAACAAGCGTTCGCGGACAGCCTGCGCAAGCCGGTCGCCGAAGGCGGCTACGGCAAGGATGCGGACATCGTCCGCTCGCCATCGCCCGCCGCGACTCGTCTTCGCGACGGCGCCGTCGTCATCGCGGCGATCACCTCGTGCACCAATACGTCCAATCCCGGCGTCATGCTCGCGGCCGGCCTGGTAGCGAGGAACGCCGTCGCCCTCGGCTTGAAGACGAAGCCCTGGGTCAAGACCTCGCTCACGCCCGGCTCGGTGGCGGTGAGCAGGTACCTCGATGCGACGGGATTGCAGACCGACCTGGACGCGCTCGGCTTCGCGGTGGCCGGCTACAGTTGCGCAACCTGCTTTGGCAGCTCGGGGCCGATCGACGCCGGCCTGGAGCGCTCCATCGACGAGCAAGATGTCGTGGCGTGCGCAGTGCTTTCCGGCAATCGCAATTTCGAAGCGCGTATTCATCCGGCGGTGCGTGCCGCATTCCTGGCAAGCCCTCCGCTGGTGGTCGCGTTCGCGCTTGCGGGCCGCGCCGACATTGATTTCAGCTGCGAATCCTTGGGTGCAGGGCCCGACGGAGAGCCGGTTTTCCTGCGCGACCTTTGGCCTTCACACGAGGAGCTCGAACGCGTCGCCGCGGCTGCGCGCGATCCCGAGCACTATCGCGCCGTCTACCGCGCGGACTTCGTCGATTCGAATCCACTGTGGCGAGCGATTCCGCAAGCGCAAGGGCCGATCTATCCCTGGGATGCGGCTTCGGGCTACATCAAGGAGCCGCCATTCGTCTCCGCTCCTGACCTGCTCGAGTCGAGCCTGCGCGACCTGAAAGGGCTGCGCGCGCTCGCGATCCTGGGCGATTCGATCACGACCGATCACATCAGTCCGATCGGACACATCAAGACCGATTCGCCGGCGGGCCTTTACCTGCAGTCGCTCGGCGTCGCACCGAAGGATTTCAACAACTACGGCGCGCGGCGCATGAATCACGAGGTGATGGTGCGCGGCGGTTTTGCCAACGTGCGCCTGCGCAACCGCATGGTGCCGGGTATCGAGGGCGGGGTGACGGTGCACTGTCCGAGCGGCGAGCGGATGGCGATCTACGACGCCGCCATGCGCTATGCCGCTGGAGCGGTGCCGCTGATCGTGATCGCGGGCGAGGAGTACGGCACCGGCAGCGCCCGCGACTGGGCAGCGAAGGCGACGCGCCTTCTGGGTGTGCGTGCAATCGTTGCGTCGAGCTTCGAGCGCATTCATCGCAGCAACCTGGTGGGCATGGGGGTGCTGCCTTGCCAGCTGCCGGCCGGTGTCACGGCAGCCAGGCTCGGCTTCGACGGCAATGAGCATTTCGACATCGAGGGGTTGAATCGGGTGACGAATCCGGGTCCGGAGCTCACGCTGCGCATTCATCGGTCGAACGGTGCGATCGATGCGGTGCCCTTGATGCTGCGGCTCGACACGCCGGCCGAGATCGACTATTGCCGGGCCGGCGGGATCATGCCGTATATGCTCGAGCACGTACTGGCATGA
- a CDS encoding aldehyde dehydrogenase encodes MATKRKIVLQRREVVARILRDRGGALVVPGLGAPTWDAAAAGDHPLTFQMWGAMGGTAMIALGLALAQPQRRVIALPGDGDMLMGIGSLATIGTQGPPNLVVAVIDNERYGETGMQETHTARGVDLEGIARASGFGQTATVYTMPELEAAMPLFYEAQGPVFIGIKVSTQPVPNVLPPRDGAWLKHRFRQALLGDKAFE; translated from the coding sequence ATGGCGACGAAACGCAAAATCGTTCTGCAACGCCGCGAGGTGGTGGCGCGCATCCTGCGCGATCGCGGCGGCGCGTTGGTGGTGCCGGGTCTGGGTGCGCCGACCTGGGATGCGGCGGCCGCCGGCGATCATCCGCTCACCTTCCAGATGTGGGGCGCGATGGGCGGCACGGCGATGATCGCCCTCGGCCTCGCTCTGGCGCAGCCGCAACGCCGGGTGATCGCGCTGCCCGGCGACGGCGACATGCTGATGGGCATCGGCAGCCTCGCCACCATCGGCACGCAGGGGCCGCCCAACCTGGTGGTGGCGGTGATCGACAACGAGCGCTACGGCGAAACCGGCATGCAGGAGACGCACACCGCACGCGGCGTCGACCTGGAAGGCATCGCGCGCGCTTCGGGCTTCGGCCAGACGGCGACCGTCTACACGATGCCGGAGCTGGAAGCGGCCATGCCGCTGTTCTACGAAGCGCAAGGGCCGGTATTCATCGGCATCAAGGTGAGCACGCAGCCGGTGCCCAACGTGCTGCCGCCGCGCGACGGCGCGTGGCTGAAACACCGTTTCCGCCAGGCGCTGCTGGGCGACAAGGCGTTCGAGTAG
- a CDS encoding phosphonopyruvate decarboxylase: MSEQTAAPTWPRGIYGSLVAQKVRQVAYVPDAGHSELIKLCQATEQMSTISLTTEEEGVSMLAGAWLGGERGVLLMQSSGVGNCINLFSMVQECRFPLLMLVTMRGQWGEFNPWQVWMGSSTRTILEQCGVVCYDVDEPERVVETVAAASDLVFNAYRCAAVLIGQRVLGSKNFLK, translated from the coding sequence TTGAGCGAGCAAACGGCCGCGCCGACATGGCCGCGCGGCATCTATGGTTCCCTGGTGGCGCAAAAGGTACGGCAGGTGGCGTATGTGCCCGACGCCGGGCACTCCGAGCTGATCAAGCTGTGTCAGGCCACCGAGCAGATGTCGACCATCTCGCTCACGACCGAGGAAGAAGGCGTCTCGATGCTCGCCGGTGCCTGGCTGGGCGGCGAGCGTGGCGTGCTGCTGATGCAATCCTCCGGTGTCGGCAACTGCATCAATCTCTTCAGCATGGTGCAGGAGTGCCGATTTCCGCTGCTCATGCTCGTGACCATGCGCGGCCAATGGGGCGAATTCAATCCCTGGCAAGTCTGGATGGGCAGCTCGACGCGCACGATCCTCGAACAGTGCGGGGTGGTGTGCTACGACGTCGACGAGCCCGAGCGTGTGGTCGAAACGGTCGCGGCGGCGTCCGATCTCGTCTTCAACGCTTACCGCTGCGCCGCCGTGCTGATCGGCCAGCGCGTGCTCGGCAGCAAGAACTTCCTGAAGTGA
- a CDS encoding 4-carboxymuconolactone decarboxylase has product MASEQFDKGLAVRKEVLGAEYVEKSIKGADEFSLAMQELATENAWGAIWTRPGLPRKTRSLLNIAMLTVMNRPHELKLHIRSSFANGVTKEEIKEVLLQVAAYAGVPAGIDGFRLAREAFAEMEAAKK; this is encoded by the coding sequence ATGGCAAGCGAACAGTTCGACAAGGGTCTGGCGGTACGCAAGGAAGTGCTCGGCGCCGAGTACGTCGAGAAGTCGATCAAGGGCGCGGACGAATTTTCCCTGGCGATGCAGGAGCTCGCGACCGAGAATGCCTGGGGCGCAATCTGGACGCGCCCGGGCCTGCCGCGCAAGACACGAAGTCTCCTGAACATCGCCATGCTGACGGTGATGAACCGCCCGCACGAGCTGAAGCTGCACATCCGCAGCTCGTTCGCCAATGGCGTGACCAAGGAGGAGATCAAGGAAGTGTTGCTGCAGGTGGCGGCGTACGCCGGCGTGCCCGCAGGCATCGACGGGTTCCGCCTGGCGCGCGAAGCGTTCGCGGAGATGGAAGCGGCGAAGAAGTGA